In a single window of the Anguilla rostrata isolate EN2019 chromosome 6, ASM1855537v3, whole genome shotgun sequence genome:
- the LOC135256513 gene encoding coiled-coil domain-containing protein 50-like isoform X2 has product MADLSIDQDNLPGVKEVCRDFAVLEDHCLAYSLQEQEIESHLASNVHKSRLIQTDLRVAKRIQEEEDVQAKALTQRHQRAIEQSDVEIAHGIQDQLVRQAMQQRQQEEKDAEIARKLQKQMIKEEKKMSKKIKKLQGSTSVEPYDWMAGSDYSVQNVTQGVKQMGLREQELHDMEVARRLQEEELKASLADSRAAQVAQDEEIARMLMEKEKKKACKSSKKWGRKNPDGEWRAGSEVVKPSSKEDYEHQRSQSLKPARPPPPMHNYENESGSLRAPTRPEPTYRGSLHKH; this is encoded by the exons TGTGCCGGGACTTTGCCGTGCTGGAGGACCACTGCCTGGCCTACAGCCTCCAGGAGCAGGAAA TTGAGAGTCACTTGGCCTCCAATGTCCACAAGAGCCGTCTGATCCAGACAGACCTGAGGGTGGCCAAGCGTatacaggaggaggaggatgtcCAGGCCAAGGCCCTCACCCAGAGGCATCAAAGAGCCAT AGAGCAGAGTGATGTTGAGATCGCCCACGGGATTCAGGACCAGCTGGTCAGACAGGCCATGCAACAGCGACAGCAGGAAGAGAAAGATGCA GAAATCGCTCGCAAGCTGCAGAAGCAGATGataaaggaggagaagaagatgAGTAAGAAAATTAAGAAGCTGCAGGGGTCCACTTCTGTGGAGCCATACG ACTGGATGGCAGGAAGCGACTACAGTGTGCAGAACGTGACTCAGGGCGTGAAACAGATGGGCCTGCGGGAGCAGGAGCTTCACGACATGGAGGTGGCCAGAAGGctgcaggaagaggagctgAAG GCTAGTCTGGCTGACTCAAGGGCGGCCCAAGTCGCACAGGATGAG GAAATCGCTCGGATGCTGatggaaaaggagaagaagaaggctTGCAAGTCATCCAAAAAGTGGGGGAGGAAAAACCCGGACGGAGAGTGGAGG GCAGGTTCAGAGGTGGTAAAGCCCAGCTCTAAGGAAGACTACGAGCACCAGAGGTCCCAGAGCCTGAAACCAGCCAG ACCACCTCCACCAATGCACAACTATGAAAACGAGTCCGGCTCCCTCCGTGCCCCCACCCGACCAGAACCCACGTACAGAG GCTCCCTTCACAAGCACTGA
- the LOC135256513 gene encoding coiled-coil domain-containing protein 50-like isoform X1, with translation MADLSIDQDNLPGVKEVCRDFAVLEDHCLAYSLQEQEIESHLASNVHKSRLIQTDLRVAKRIQEEEDVQAKALTQRHQRAIEQSDVEIAHGIQDQLVRQAMQQRQQEEKDAEIARKLQKQMIKEEKKMSKKIKKLQGSTSVEPYAFSSPSGSPRGSRHCSPEPSRSGYPERTGRGGQGRAGSPMEPHLSRSAFYADGERLRGAAPKKEKPARPPPPQCQDREGEGGRWVGTGQRDVARGSSVAWLEEEKAELEDVRGSEGLVSGFEESSRGGRGTREPQDPWDLQELVSKSSSLLREDRCPSQPPGEPDWMAGSDYSVQNVTQGVKQMGLREQELHDMEVARRLQEEELKASLADSRAAQVAQDEEIARMLMEKEKKKACKSSKKWGRKNPDGEWRAGSEVVKPSSKEDYEHQRSQSLKPARPPPPMHNYENESGSLRAPTRPEPTYRGSLHKH, from the exons TGTGCCGGGACTTTGCCGTGCTGGAGGACCACTGCCTGGCCTACAGCCTCCAGGAGCAGGAAA TTGAGAGTCACTTGGCCTCCAATGTCCACAAGAGCCGTCTGATCCAGACAGACCTGAGGGTGGCCAAGCGTatacaggaggaggaggatgtcCAGGCCAAGGCCCTCACCCAGAGGCATCAAAGAGCCAT AGAGCAGAGTGATGTTGAGATCGCCCACGGGATTCAGGACCAGCTGGTCAGACAGGCCATGCAACAGCGACAGCAGGAAGAGAAAGATGCA GAAATCGCTCGCAAGCTGCAGAAGCAGATGataaaggaggagaagaagatgAGTAAGAAAATTAAGAAGCTGCAGGGGTCCACTTCTGTGGAGCCATACG CATTCTCATCTCCCTCCGGCTCCCCCCGGGGATCAAGACACTGCTCCCCCGAGCCCAGCCGGAGCGGATATCCGGAGAGAACAgggcgggggggtcagggcAGGGCCGGGAGTCCGATGGAGCCACACCTCTCGCGCTCTGCGTTTTACGCGGACGGCGAGCGGCTGAGGGGGGCGGCACCCAAGAAAGAGAAACCAGCcagaccacccccaccccagtgccaggacagggagggggagggagggaggtgggtaGGGACAGGCCAGCGGGACGTGGCCCGTGGTTCGAGCGTAGCCTGGCTGGAAGAGGAGAAGGCGGAGCTAGAGGACGTGCGGGGCAGCGAGGGACTGGTGTCAGGGTTCGAGGAGTCAAGTCGAGGGGGAAGGGGTACAAGAGAACCCCAGGACCCATGGGATCTCCAGGAGCTGGTCTCCAAAAGCTCTTCCCTCCTGAGGGAGGACAGATGCCCGTCCCAGCCCCCTGGGGAGCCAG ACTGGATGGCAGGAAGCGACTACAGTGTGCAGAACGTGACTCAGGGCGTGAAACAGATGGGCCTGCGGGAGCAGGAGCTTCACGACATGGAGGTGGCCAGAAGGctgcaggaagaggagctgAAG GCTAGTCTGGCTGACTCAAGGGCGGCCCAAGTCGCACAGGATGAG GAAATCGCTCGGATGCTGatggaaaaggagaagaagaaggctTGCAAGTCATCCAAAAAGTGGGGGAGGAAAAACCCGGACGGAGAGTGGAGG GCAGGTTCAGAGGTGGTAAAGCCCAGCTCTAAGGAAGACTACGAGCACCAGAGGTCCCAGAGCCTGAAACCAGCCAG ACCACCTCCACCAATGCACAACTATGAAAACGAGTCCGGCTCCCTCCGTGCCCCCACCCGACCAGAACCCACGTACAGAG GCTCCCTTCACAAGCACTGA